The following coding sequences are from one Rhipicephalus microplus isolate Deutch F79 chromosome 3, USDA_Rmic, whole genome shotgun sequence window:
- the LOC142802940 gene encoding uncharacterized protein LOC142802940 has product MVSEDCLFNHCRLPHIDSGDGHKRRWITFFLTSPIILTLGLLCWVFVLAYLLTEESPVKVDITVDTLSALYVPKVQTPRVTRSKREPPSVITNTSSTGPPEQSRLLPSSHVAVDECVGPLCRYITKALRSKLDFYADPCNDFYQYVCGKFRGTYVSLQIQESIKVGTFSDLVSAKAPSSNQIVSFYPGEEVLLLAPVCTPGLCVKFVHRYLSPYTVLERTMAVADTGNVTVVIHYVPVNACAWRKPCVAVVYDLYHSAAVLQEICQCISRQAE; this is encoded by the exons ATG GTGTCAGAAGATTGTCTCTTCAACCATTGCCGACTGCCGCATATCGACAGTGGGGATGGCCACAAGCGACGTTGGATTACATTTTTCCTAACCAGCCCGATCATTCTCACGCTAGGACTACTGTGCTGGGTATTTGTACTCGCATACCTGCTCACCGAAGAGTCACCAGTCAAGGTTGACATCACG GTGGACACTTTATCTGCTCTATATGTTCCAAAAGTTCAGACGCCCCGGGTAACACGGTCAAAGAGAGAGCCTCCATCTGTGATTACAAATACCTCATCAACTGGGCCGCCTGAACAGAGCCGTCTTCTTCCGTCATCTCACGTAGCTGTAGATGAATGTGTCGGGCCTCTTTGCCGCTACATTACCAAGGCGCTGCGGTCGAAACTCGACTTCTACGCGGACCCTTGCAATGACTTTTACCAGTACGTCTGTGGGAAATTCAGAGGGACGTACGTCTCCCTACAA ATCCAAGAGTCCATAAAGGTTGGGACATTTTCAGACCTCGTTTCTGCAAAAGCACCATCATCCAATCAGA ttgtgtcattctaccccgGCGAAGAAGTGCTCCTCTTGGCACCTGTttgcacacccggcctctgtgtaAAGTTCGTTCACAGATACCTgagtccttacaccgtgcttgaacgaacaatGGCC GTGGCCGACACAGGCAATGTCACCGTGGTCATTCACTATGTCCCTGTAAATGCTTGCGCGTGGCGCAAACCTTGTGTTGCGGTGGTCTACGACCTTTACCACTCTGCTGCAGTGCTGCAGGAGATCTGTCAGTGTATTTCCAGGCAGGCAGAGTGA